AAAGGAAGCTAAGGATAAAGATTTTTATGATGCTAAAGACATTGTTAAAGATATTGAACTGGAGCCTTCTGAATCAAAGTATTCTGTTGAAACTTATGAGCCAGGCAAGTATGTTGCAAGCAAAAACGCCAGCTATTACCACGCGCCAAAATGCGACTGGGCAGAGAAGATCAATGCAAGAAACAGGGTTTGGCTGAACAGCGACGAAGAAGCCAAGAAGAAAGGGTATAAGAAGCATGGCTGCTTGAAATAAAAATCTTAGTGGTGATCAAAATGCAAGAATCTACAACTAAAAGCAAAAGAAATTCTGATAGCGATATAGGAAGTCTTGTAAGCAATGTGTTCAGCTTAAACGGCATAGGCGATATAGGGCTAAGAGCTCCAATAAAAATGTGGACGTTTATGTGCAAGTCAGACAGGCATTTAAGTCCCAATCGGGATCTTTTAATAAAATATTTCGGAGAACCCAAGGTATATAGAAAAGACAGGCTTTCCAAAGATATGAAAAAGGCAATAGCAATTCTTGATCGTTATTGTATTTTTGCTTTACATGGACAAGAAGTTTTTGGAAAAAAAATTGAAGAAAAAGTCATGGACGTTGTCGTTATATGCAATCATGGCCAAAATCCAAGCATCAACGGATATGCTGCTACATACTGCATTGCCAGAATTGAAGATTTTAATAAATACAAATGACAAAACATTACAAAGCAATCTTCTTTGACGCCGCCAGGACGCTTATTGAGCCGTTTCCTTCAGCAGGCCATATATACTCTGAAGTTGCTGAAAGTTATTCTGTTTATGCTGTTCCTGAAAAGATAGGCATTGCATTCAAGGAGGAATTTTCAATCAGAAAGCAATCCTTCTACAAAAACAATTTCAAGACATCAGAAGAGATAGAAAAGAATTGGTGGCATGATCTTGTCTATGCTGTTTTCAAAAGGTTTGATCAGGACTTTGTTGACCGCAGTCATTTTGAAGGATTCTTTAACGAGCTCTTCAACACATTTGCTGAGCCTAAACGCTGGAAGCTCTATGATGATGTTAAGCCAACTCTGACTGAACTTAAGAAGAAAGGCAAAATATTGGGGATAGTTTCAAATTTTGACTCAAGGCTATTGGCATTATATCATGGCAAAGGCCTGAACAAATACTTTGATTTTGTAACAATATCCGCTAAAATCGGGGTGTACAAGCCAGGAAGGGGGATATTCAGGAATGCAATAAAAAAATCCGGAGTCCATACTAACTCAATCCTGCATATAGGCGACAGCCTTAAAGATGACGGGGAAGGCGCCAGAAATGCAGGAATAGATTTTCGACTCTTAGTCCGACCATCTGATGACGGCGCAATAACTGTGTCTCATGACGGCGTGCAGACTATTTCATCATTAAACGATATTTTAGAGATATAAATGGCATAATTATTTTTTCTTTAAAAAATAAATTATTAAGATAATGACACCTATTGTAACAGCAGAATCCGCAACATTAAAGGCAGGCCAGAATCTGAAGTCAATGAAATCAACAACATAGCCCAAAAATATCCTGTCAATTAAGTTGCCGGCTGCGCCGCCTAAAACCAGTGCAAATGCTGTTGTGGTTATTTTGTTTTTTATAATTTCACCATAATAATACAGAATAATGCCGATTATAATTACAGAGACCCAGATCAAAACAGAATTAAAACTTCTGAACAGCCCGAACCCTGCGCCGGTGTTTTGGATATAAGTGAAATAGACGGTGTTTTTGATCAAAGGAAAAGACTGGCCTAATGCCAAATAATTTTTAATCAAGAATTTTGTGAATTGGTCAAAAAGAATAATTAAAACAGGTATTAAAAAAAATATCAGAGGGTTTAT
This Candidatus Woesearchaeota archaeon DNA region includes the following protein-coding sequences:
- the lspA gene encoding signal peptidase II, with product MKKILKENKKSINPLIFFLIPVLIILFDQFTKFLIKNYLALGQSFPLIKNTVYFTYIQNTGAGFGLFRSFNSVLIWVSVIIIGIILYYYGEIIKNKITTTAFALVLGGAAGNLIDRIFLGYVVDFIDFRFWPAFNVADSAVTIGVIILIIYFLKKK
- a CDS encoding HAD-IA family hydrolase; this encodes MTKHYKAIFFDAARTLIEPFPSAGHIYSEVAESYSVYAVPEKIGIAFKEEFSIRKQSFYKNNFKTSEEIEKNWWHDLVYAVFKRFDQDFVDRSHFEGFFNELFNTFAEPKRWKLYDDVKPTLTELKKKGKILGIVSNFDSRLLALYHGKGLNKYFDFVTISAKIGVYKPGRGIFRNAIKKSGVHTNSILHIGDSLKDDGEGARNAGIDFRLLVRPSDDGAITVSHDGVQTISSLNDILEI